DNA from Polaribacter sp. NJDZ03:
GTAACAAACCACATAAAATAGTTTGTTCTCCCATTAAATCTGACTTTACCTCAGCAACAAAAGAAGATTGTAAAACACCTGCTTTATGTCCTCCTGTTCCTACAGCATATGCTTTTGCCTCTGCCCAACCTTTTCCTTCTGGGTCATTTTCTGGGTGAACCGCAATTAATGTTGGTACTCCAAATCCTCTTTTATATTCTTCTCTAACCTCAGATCCTGGAGACTTTGGCGCCACCATAATTACAGTTAAATCTTCACGAACTTTCATACCTTCCTCTACGATATTAAAACCATGAGAGTAAGATAATGTAGCTCCTTTTTTCATTAAAGGCATTACTGCATTTACAACACTAGTATGTTGTTTATCTGGTGTTAAATTAATTACCACATCTGCAGTTGGTAACATTTCTTCATACGTACCAACTTCAAAATTATTTGAAGATGCATTAATATAAGATTGTCTCTTTTGTTCTATTGCAGCTCCTCTTAAAGTATAAGAAATATCTAAACCAGATTCTCTCATATTTAAACCTTGGTTTAAACCTTGTGCTCCACAACCTACAATAACAATTTTCTTCCCTTTCAATGCTTCTACTCCGTCTTCAAATTCTGAAGCGTCCATAAAACGACATTTTCCTAATTGTTCTAATTGTTCTCTTAATGTTAATGTGTTAAAATAATTTGACATTTTTATTGTTTTTGTTTGTTGATTAGAGCAAGGAAAAGAGAAAAAAGATTTAAACATGATCTTTATTTCTGTTTTCTATAATCGCTACTCTTTTATCTTTATTTAGTTGTTGTATGTTTCTAGTAATGCTGAAATTTTCATTTCTTCTTTAGTAATAGCAACACGTCCTGAACGTGTATATTGCATAATACCAAAAACGCTTAATTGATCGTATAATGCTACTATTTCTTCTTTTTTTCCTGATTTTTCCAATACAAAAAATTCTGTATTTACAGTAACAATTCTTGCGTGGCTCTTTTTAATGATATTCTGAATTTGAGGTTCTTCAAATAACAATTCAGATTTAATTTTAAACAACCCAGAAATCTGATAAATTGTTTCATCATCATTATGATAATACGCTTTAATAACCTCTACTTGCTTCTCTATCTGACCGATAATTTTCTTAATATTTTCCTCTGTCATACTTACAACAATGGTAAATTTAGAAACACCCGGTATTTCTGATGGAGACGTATTTAAACTCTCTATATTTATGTGTCTTCTTTGGAAAATTGCCGAAATTCTGTTCAACAATCCAATATTATTTTCAGTATAAATAGATACTGTGTAAAATTGTTTTTCTGTACTCATAATAATAAATTTGAATGTCTGGTCGAGCGCAGTCGAGACCTAAATAATACCTCTCGACTGCGCTCGAGGAGACAACTTATATAATTCTACTCTAACCTTATATCTGAAACACTTGCTCCTGTAGGAATCATAGGAAAAACATTTCCTTCTTTTTCTACACATACTTCTAAAAAGTAAGCCTCTTTACTAGCCATCATTTCTGCAACAGCACCCGCTAATTCTTCACGTTTGGTTACTTTCTTCGCTTTTATATAATACCCTTCTGCTATAGCTACAAAATTTGGATTCACCATTTCTGTAGATGCATAACGTTTGTCGAAAAATAACTGTTGCCATTGACGTACCATTCCTAAGAAATCGTTATTTAAAACAACTATTTTTACCGCAGCTTTTTGCTGAAAAATAGTTCCTAATTCCTGAATTGTCATTTGGTAACCTCCATCACCAGAAATAGAAACAACTTCTCTATCTGGAGCGGCCATTTTAGCACCAATTGCTGCTGGTAAACCAAAGCCCATAGTACCTAAACCACCAGAAGTAATGTTACTTTTGGTTTTATTGAATTCTGCATATCTACAAGCAATCATTTGGTGTTGACCAACATCACTTACAATTGCAGCATTTCCTTTACTCTGAATGTTTATTTCTTTTAAAACCTCACCCATTGTAATCCCTTCTTTTGTAGGGTACAAATCGCCTTTTATTACTTTTTCATACTCAATAGCGTATAAATCTGCAAATTCCTTACGCCATTCTGGATGCTTATTTTCATTTAACATTGGTAACAACAATTCTAAGCTTGCTTTTGCATCACCTAAAACCGCTACATCTGTTTTTACGTTTTTATCTACCTCTGCAGGATCAATTTCAAAGTGAATAACTTTGGCTTGTTTTGCATACGTGTTTAAACTACCCGTAACACGGTCATCGAAACGCATACCAATTGCAATTAAAACATCACATTGGTTTGTTAAAACGTTTGGTGCATAATTACCATGCATACCAACCATACCAACATTTAATGGATGTGAAGTAGGAATTGCAGAAGCTCCTAAGATTGTCCAAGCAGATGGAATACCTGCTTTTTCAATTACGGCTTTAAACGCTTCTTCTGCTTCACTTAAAATTACTCCTTGTCCCCAAACTACTAATGGCTTTTTTGCTGCATTAATTAATG
Protein-coding regions in this window:
- the ilvN gene encoding acetolactate synthase small subunit codes for the protein MSTEKQFYTVSIYTENNIGLLNRISAIFQRRHINIESLNTSPSEIPGVSKFTIVVSMTEENIKKIIGQIEKQVEVIKAYYHNDDETIYQISGLFKIKSELLFEEPQIQNIIKKSHARIVTVNTEFFVLEKSGKKEEIVALYDQLSVFGIMQYTRSGRVAITKEEMKISALLETYNN
- the ilvB gene encoding biosynthetic-type acetolactate synthase large subunit, yielding METQTIQNKQNTAKVTERISGSEAIVRCLIAEDTKIIYGYPGGAIMPVYDELYKYQDKIHHVLTRHEQGATHSAQGFARISGKVGVCIATSGPGATNLITGIADAQIDSTPMVCITGQVFSHLLGSDAFQETDIVGISTPVTKWNCQVTKASQIPEAIAKAFYIAKSGRPGPVLVDITKDAQQEMFDFSYEKCTKVRSYFPLPKIDVSSIEAAATLINAAKKPLVVWGQGVILSEAEEAFKAVIEKAGIPSAWTILGASAIPTSHPLNVGMVGMHGNYAPNVLTNQCDVLIAIGMRFDDRVTGSLNTYAKQAKVIHFEIDPAEVDKNVKTDVAVLGDAKASLELLLPMLNENKHPEWRKEFADLYAIEYEKVIKGDLYPTKEGITMGEVLKEINIQSKGNAAIVSDVGQHQMIACRYAEFNKTKSNITSGGLGTMGFGLPAAIGAKMAAPDREVVSISGDGGYQMTIQELGTIFQQKAAVKIVVLNNDFLGMVRQWQQLFFDKRYASTEMVNPNFVAIAEGYYIKAKKVTKREELAGAVAEMMASKEAYFLEVCVEKEGNVFPMIPTGASVSDIRLE